A single genomic interval of Carettochelys insculpta isolate YL-2023 chromosome 16, ASM3395843v1, whole genome shotgun sequence harbors:
- the NPW gene encoding neuropeptide W, producing the protein MQLRRAPGGAGKALALLGLGLGLLVPPAGAWYKHVASPRYHTVGRASGLLVGIRRSPYLWRRDLREERGESPDAPPASGHRALPRGPAPPGPSRGELRRREALAPPRPAGRDSAGRRVAAGRQPRLKTGGSRLPQRATCPGCRTGPWSRGSRPLAEGATGRRQSSEEGLRHLSLSEPEI; encoded by the coding sequence ATGCAGCTCAGGCGGGCGCCAGGCGGCGCCGGgaaggccctggccctgctggggctggggctggggctgctggtgccgCCGGCGGGCGCCTGGTACAAGCACGTGGCCAGCCCGCGGTACCACACGGTGGGGCGAGCGtcggggctgctggtggggatccGGCGCTCCCCGTACCTCTGGCGCCGGGACTTGCGGGAGGAGCGAGGGGAGAGCCCGGACGCGCCCCCCGCCTCCGGACACCGGGCGCTGCCGAGGGGGCCAGCCCCGCCGGGCCCCTCCCGCGGCGAGCTGCGGCGCAGGGAGGCCCTGGCACCCCCGCGGCCGGCCGGCCGGGACTCGGCGGGCAGGCGAGTCGCCGCTGGGCGCCAGCCGCGCTTGAAGACAGGGGGCAGCCGCCTCCCGCAGCGCGCCACGTGCCCCGGCTGCCGGACGGGCCCCTGGAGCAGAGGCAGCCGGCCGCTGGCGGAGGGGGCGACGGGGAGGCGGCAGAGCAGCGAGGAAGGGCTCCGGCACTTAAG